From the genome of Solanum pennellii chromosome 6, SPENNV200:
gtgggtgccagtcgcggccccggttttgggtcgtgacacatatGTAGGTTCATTTCTAACCTTGCTGGACGATGTCAACCCTTCAATCATTTGATGAAGAAAGATGCTTCTTTCCACTAGGATCAATCATGTCAAAATGCTTTTGAAAGCATCAAAAGCTAATTGTTGAATTCACCTGTATTAGGGGCACCAACTCCTGGGAAGCCATTGATACTATACATGGTATCGCAAGAGCAATACCTTGGGGCACTTCTTGCCCAAGAGAATGAAGCTAAGAAGAAACAAACACTATACTATCTGAGTCGTACTTTGATAGGGGCTGAGTTGAATTATACACCTATCGAGAAGATGTGCTTAGCATTGCTTtatgtaataaaaaaattgaggcaTTATTTTGAAGCCTACACTGTCAAGCTAATTTCTCGGGCTGATCCCGTGAAGTTCGTAATGACTCGACCAGTTCTCTCAGGACGTCTAGCAAGATGGTCTATATTGTTTAATCAATATGAGATCATATACACACCTCAAAAAGTTGTGAAGGGGCAAGCACTTGCTAATTTCCTTGCCAATCATCCTCTTCCGGGAAAATGGGAAACTTCAGATGAGTTCCTTGATGAAGATGCATTTTTTACTGAAGAGCTGCCATCCTGGACAATGTTCTTTGATGGATCTGCACGCCGAGAAGGAGTGGTGTTGATATCTCCAAAACAACTAATCTTACCATTCTCCTTTGTTCTAGATGAAGCATGTTCCAACAATG
Proteins encoded in this window:
- the LOC107022106 gene encoding uncharacterized protein LOC107022106; this translates as MVSQEQYLGALLAQENEAKKKQTLYYLSRTLIGAELNYTPIEKMCLALLYVIKKLRHYFEAYTVKLISRADPVKFVMTRPVLSGRLARWSILFNQYEIIYTPQKVVKGQALANFLANHPLPGKWETSDEFLDEDAFFTEELPSWTMFFDGSARREGVVLISPKQLILPFSFVLDEACSNNVAEYEALIVGLVMESDMKIPQLDVYVDSQLIIIQLSRSYEVKKEDLLSYHQYASFLLERFDRVFLNHVPREENRMADALANLATTMALGENETTKVRVCHRWVVPSCLDLQINESHHISVWVVKEEDWRKPLIEYLEHGRMPEDPRVRADIKRRAP